In one Dehalogenimonas formicexedens genomic region, the following are encoded:
- the proC gene encoding pyrroline-5-carboxylate reductase — translation MKIAFIGGGNMGRAMISAIIDKGLAEPEDITVADVKEESREAIVLDLGVFATGSNLAAIKDAEVIILAIKPQNLEDITTDLAGQIDSCQLVLSIIAGKKISTLVNGLKHRAVVRVMPNTPAQIGRGMSVWTATEVVSPKQKESARQILTAMGQELFTPDENDLDKATALSGSGPAYFFLFMEALVDAGVKMGFNPEVARQLVLQTASGSAEYACLSGRDLMELRRMVTSPGGTTAEAIKVFEAGDFKGLVNSAVEAALRRAKELGS, via the coding sequence ATGAAAATTGCGTTTATCGGCGGCGGCAACATGGGCCGCGCCATGATCTCAGCCATCATCGATAAAGGGTTAGCCGAGCCCGAAGACATCACTGTCGCCGACGTCAAAGAAGAAAGCCGTGAGGCAATTGTTCTTGACCTCGGTGTTTTTGCGACGGGATCCAACCTGGCCGCTATTAAAGATGCCGAAGTGATCATTCTGGCGATTAAACCGCAAAATCTGGAAGATATTACCACCGACCTGGCAGGCCAGATCGACAGCTGCCAGTTGGTCCTATCTATTATCGCCGGAAAGAAGATCTCCACCCTGGTGAACGGGTTGAAACACCGGGCGGTGGTCCGGGTTATGCCCAACACGCCTGCCCAAATCGGCAGGGGCATGAGCGTCTGGACTGCCACCGAGGTGGTGAGTCCGAAGCAAAAAGAGTCCGCGCGGCAAATTCTCACCGCCATGGGACAGGAACTGTTCACCCCTGACGAGAACGACCTTGATAAAGCCACCGCTCTTTCGGGCAGCGGGCCGGCCTATTTCTTCCTGTTCATGGAAGCCCTCGTCGATGCCGGCGTGAAAATGGGCTTCAATCCCGAAGTCGCTCGCCAACTGGTTCTTCAGACCGCCTCAGGTTCCGCGGAGTATGCCTGCCTTTCCGGCCGGGACCTGATGGAATTGCGCCGGATGGTCACCTCCCCCGGCGGCACCACCGCAGAGGCGATCAAAGTTTTCGAAGCCGGTGATTTCAAAGGGCTGGTCAATAGCGCGGTCGAGGCGGCTTTGCGGCGGGCAAAGGAGCTTGGCAGCTAG
- a CDS encoding iron chaperone, which yields MEKPKSTDEYIKGFPADIQGILENIRRVIKEAAPGAYETISYGMPGFRLNNHTLVWFAAFKDHISLFPTGEGVEAFKGKLGGYKISKGTIQLPLDKPIPYDLITEITKYRAQSATKNGSSYSSKGRA from the coding sequence ATGGAGAAACCAAAGTCGACCGACGAATATATTAAAGGTTTTCCCGCCGACATCCAGGGCATCCTTGAGAATATCCGCCGGGTAATCAAAGAAGCCGCTCCGGGAGCATATGAGACCATCTCTTATGGTATGCCAGGGTTCAGGCTCAACAATCACACGCTTGTCTGGTTCGCCGCGTTCAAAGACCATATCAGCCTGTTCCCTACCGGCGAAGGCGTCGAGGCCTTCAAGGGCAAACTCGGAGGCTATAAGATATCAAAAGGGACAATTCAGCTGCCGCTGGATAAGCCGATCCCTTATGACCTTATTACCGAAATAACCAAATATCGGGCGCAATCAGCCACGAAGAATGGTTCCTCGTATTCGTCTAAAGGGAGGGCATAA
- the pheT gene encoding phenylalanine--tRNA ligase subunit beta produces MKAPISWLKEYVDINIPAEEVAEKLTAAGNEVSGISSTVPAWEGVVVAEVLSVEPHPNADRLRLVTVNTGSEQPKVVCGAPNVAVGKKVAFAGIGTKLVDGHTGQPMELKAAVIRGVESKGMVLSERELGISDRHEGILELPSEAVIGTKLADLLGDQVLELDITPNRVDCMSITGIAREIFAVTVSKDIPQMEIKSITMPDTAYEEKGPDISSLLSVTIDAPDLCPRYTAAVVKDVKIAESPDWLKKRLTAVGMRPINNIVDITNYVMMEYGQPMHAFDMSKIAGGKINVRRAAEGEKFVTLDGEERILSGDTLMIADGEKAVAIAGVMGGANSEVSAETKDIILESANFNSTGIHHASHRLKLGSEASMRFERNLNPELAMHALKRAVQLILQICGGQAATGLINIYPGKKTRLGVQVPASRFSLVLGADLGYDKILRAFKALGIEFYWETVDEAEYGTGGETQFLRVYSPWWRTDLNIPEDMIEEVARIYGYDNLPVRPLSGDIPKRVGPPILAFKKLWRIALAGFGFQEMMSLSLSSFDALERTTSDGKLTAEPVKLLNPMTSEQECLRTNLRAPLLTAVSSNRRFEEGGFRFFEVGRAYHSKPGSLPAEPEMVCGVIAGEAEPAGWQQGKRPFDFYDAKGLLETILGRMNLPYTLEPGNDSGLRPGHQAQISVAGVTFGVFGEVHPKVLKNFDIEEKAFLFEINLTSLMPKVRPGRSYQPLPKYPAVMRDIALVLDESVTHKQVSDILANFSLLKEVRLFDVYSGKQVPDGKKSLAYRLSFQSPAATLTDNEVDKVMAEIVSTLMSQLGATLRA; encoded by the coding sequence ATGAAAGCCCCTATTTCCTGGCTTAAAGAATACGTTGACATAAACATCCCGGCTGAAGAAGTCGCTGAAAAGCTGACAGCCGCCGGGAACGAAGTATCCGGCATTTCTTCAACCGTTCCCGCCTGGGAAGGGGTAGTCGTGGCCGAAGTGCTGTCGGTGGAACCTCATCCCAATGCCGACAGGCTCAGGCTGGTTACCGTCAATACCGGCTCCGAGCAGCCGAAGGTCGTCTGCGGCGCGCCGAACGTCGCGGTCGGAAAGAAGGTAGCCTTTGCCGGCATCGGCACCAAGCTCGTTGACGGGCATACCGGGCAACCGATGGAACTCAAAGCCGCGGTTATCCGCGGTGTCGAATCCAAAGGGATGGTCCTTTCCGAACGGGAACTCGGTATCTCGGACCGGCACGAGGGCATTCTCGAACTGCCGTCTGAAGCTGTCATCGGTACCAAACTGGCTGACCTTCTCGGCGATCAAGTCCTGGAACTCGATATCACTCCCAACCGGGTGGACTGCATGTCCATAACCGGTATCGCCCGGGAAATATTTGCCGTCACCGTGTCCAAAGATATTCCGCAGATGGAAATCAAATCCATCACGATGCCGGATACGGCCTACGAGGAAAAGGGTCCGGACATCAGCTCCCTCCTGTCGGTCACCATCGATGCCCCCGATCTATGTCCCCGGTATACCGCGGCGGTCGTGAAAGACGTAAAGATTGCGGAATCGCCTGATTGGCTTAAAAAGCGGTTGACCGCGGTGGGCATGCGGCCGATCAACAACATTGTCGATATCACCAATTATGTGATGATGGAATACGGCCAGCCGATGCATGCCTTCGACATGTCGAAGATTGCTGGCGGTAAAATCAATGTACGGCGCGCCGCCGAGGGTGAAAAGTTCGTCACCCTGGACGGCGAGGAACGGATACTTTCGGGCGATACCCTGATGATCGCAGACGGCGAAAAGGCTGTGGCTATCGCCGGAGTCATGGGCGGCGCCAATTCAGAAGTGTCAGCTGAAACCAAGGATATCATCCTCGAATCCGCCAATTTCAATTCCACGGGCATCCACCACGCTTCCCATCGCTTGAAATTGGGTTCCGAAGCCTCCATGCGCTTCGAAAGGAATTTGAACCCGGAGTTGGCGATGCATGCCCTGAAGAGGGCTGTCCAATTGATTCTGCAAATCTGCGGCGGCCAGGCGGCCACTGGATTGATCAATATTTATCCCGGCAAGAAAACCAGGCTGGGTGTCCAGGTTCCGGCATCCAGATTTAGCCTGGTGCTTGGCGCCGACCTTGGCTATGACAAGATACTCAGGGCATTCAAGGCGCTGGGGATCGAATTCTACTGGGAAACGGTTGATGAAGCCGAATACGGCACCGGCGGCGAAACTCAATTCCTGCGCGTTTATTCCCCGTGGTGGCGGACTGACCTCAATATCCCCGAAGACATGATAGAAGAAGTCGCCCGGATCTACGGTTACGACAACCTGCCGGTCCGGCCGCTTTCCGGCGATATCCCCAAACGCGTTGGCCCGCCGATTTTGGCTTTCAAAAAACTATGGCGCATCGCTCTTGCCGGTTTCGGATTCCAGGAGATGATGTCCCTGTCGCTTTCCAGCTTCGATGCACTTGAGCGCACTACTTCAGACGGAAAGTTGACCGCCGAGCCTGTCAAATTACTGAACCCGATGACTTCCGAGCAGGAGTGCTTGCGCACCAACCTGCGGGCTCCTTTGCTGACCGCCGTGTCCTCCAATCGCCGCTTCGAAGAAGGCGGATTCAGGTTCTTCGAGGTCGGCCGGGCTTATCACTCAAAGCCCGGGAGTTTACCGGCGGAGCCGGAAATGGTCTGCGGCGTCATCGCCGGTGAAGCCGAACCAGCCGGTTGGCAGCAGGGCAAGCGCCCATTCGATTTCTACGATGCCAAGGGTCTGTTGGAAACTATCCTCGGTCGTATGAATTTGCCATACACGCTTGAACCGGGCAACGACTCGGGTCTACGTCCCGGTCACCAGGCGCAAATCTCTGTCGCCGGTGTTACGTTCGGCGTGTTCGGCGAAGTCCACCCGAAGGTACTAAAGAACTTCGATATCGAAGAGAAGGCCTTCCTGTTTGAGATCAACCTGACCAGCCTCATGCCCAAGGTGAGGCCTGGCCGCAGTTACCAACCGCTTCCCAAATATCCGGCGGTGATGCGGGATATCGCCCTGGTTTTGGACGAGTCGGTGACTCACAAGCAGGTTTCGGACATACTTGCCAATTTCTCGCTGCTCAAGGAAGTCAGGTTATTCGATGTTTATTCCGGTAAGCAGGTTCCGGATGGCAAGAAGTCGCTGGCATACCGGTTGAGCTTCCAATCCCCTGCGGCAACACTTACCGACAACGAAGTAGACAAGGTCATGGCCGAGATCGTGTCCACGTTGATGTCCCAGCTTGGCGCCACGCTACGGGCTTAA
- the pheS gene encoding phenylalanine--tRNA ligase subunit alpha, which produces MTENVSIENLKQKALAELAALMTEEALEAWRVAYLGKKSDLNTILRGLANLPVEERKSVGAGANVVREELETALKTREHAINEESLKAVSGIDISLPGRPWLSGKLHPVTRIVNEISDIFSSLGFSVIEGPEVELDRYNFDALNIPKEHPARDTMQTFWVDQADASGDRHILLRTHTSPMQVRFMEKYKEPPIRIVVPGRVFRYEATDASHMPMFHQIEGLMVDRNVSLADLKGTLFEFARRFFGPDRRVRFRCDFFPFVEPGVEMAIECAVCKGAGCRLCGDTGWLEILGAGMVHPKVLEGVGIDPQTYTGFAFGIGVERLPMLRYGIDDIRLFYANDLRFLRQF; this is translated from the coding sequence ATGACTGAAAACGTTTCGATCGAAAACCTCAAGCAAAAAGCCCTGGCCGAACTAGCCGCTCTGATGACCGAAGAGGCGCTGGAAGCATGGCGCGTGGCTTACCTCGGTAAGAAAAGCGACCTGAACACCATCCTGCGCGGGCTGGCCAACCTTCCGGTTGAAGAGCGCAAGTCTGTCGGCGCGGGCGCCAATGTCGTCCGGGAAGAGCTTGAAACCGCGCTCAAAACCAGGGAACACGCCATCAATGAGGAGTCTTTGAAAGCAGTCTCAGGTATCGACATCAGCCTGCCGGGCCGCCCATGGCTTTCCGGCAAACTGCATCCGGTGACCCGTATTGTCAATGAAATCAGCGATATATTTTCCAGCCTCGGTTTTTCGGTCATCGAAGGTCCGGAAGTCGAACTGGACCGCTACAATTTCGACGCTCTGAATATCCCCAAAGAGCACCCGGCCAGAGATACAATGCAGACCTTCTGGGTGGACCAGGCCGACGCCAGCGGTGACCGGCACATTCTGCTGCGGACCCATACTTCGCCGATGCAGGTGCGGTTCATGGAGAAATATAAGGAACCGCCAATCCGTATCGTGGTGCCGGGTCGCGTTTTCAGATATGAGGCTACCGACGCTTCTCATATGCCTATGTTCCACCAGATCGAAGGTCTCATGGTCGACCGGAACGTATCGCTGGCGGACCTCAAGGGCACCTTATTTGAGTTTGCCCGTCGCTTCTTCGGGCCCGACCGCCGCGTCCGTTTCCGCTGCGACTTCTTCCCCTTTGTCGAACCCGGGGTTGAAATGGCGATAGAGTGCGCCGTCTGTAAAGGCGCCGGCTGCCGCCTCTGCGGCGATACCGGCTGGCTGGAAATCCTCGGCGCCGGAATGGTCCATCCAAAAGTGCTCGAAGGCGTCGGGATTGATCCCCAAACGTACACCGGATTTGCCTTCGGCATCGGCGTCGAACGGCTGCCGATGCTGCGATATGGCATCGACGATATCCGCTTGTTCTATGCTAACGATTTGCGTTTCCTGAGGCAGTTCTAA
- a CDS encoding ABC transporter ATP-binding protein: MLSLAMTPHAVEVRNLTKQYKDVTAVDNLSLDIFEGECFGLLGPNGAGKTTLVKMLTTTSPLTGGTINVMGMDLHKEPRRIKSLYGVVPQGDNLDPELSVMENLITFARYFDIPREEARIRATGALSLFKLEHKASGKIKNLSGGMKRRLLLARALLNKPRIIILDEPTVGLDPQSKYLVWQKLKGLKSRGVTLLLTTQNMDEAAVLSDRVAIMHQGKILSLDKPNALVEKYVGDRVVEILPNEQRRAELQDELNKRGVEFEAVDSIFQVFHSPTDALCADLGNLGFNAWQRLGTLEDVFIKLTGRGLVE, translated from the coding sequence ATGTTATCATTAGCTATGACACCCCACGCGGTTGAGGTCCGAAACCTCACCAAACAATACAAGGATGTCACCGCCGTCGATAACCTGTCTCTCGATATTTTCGAAGGTGAATGCTTCGGTCTCCTCGGTCCCAACGGCGCCGGTAAGACCACCCTGGTAAAAATGTTGACCACGACGTCCCCTCTGACCGGCGGTACCATCAACGTCATGGGTATGGACCTCCACAAGGAGCCGCGAAGGATCAAATCCCTCTACGGTGTTGTTCCTCAAGGCGACAACCTGGATCCCGAGCTCTCGGTCATGGAGAACCTGATCACGTTCGCCAGATATTTTGACATCCCCAGGGAAGAGGCCAGGATCCGGGCGACCGGTGCGCTTTCCTTATTCAAGCTTGAACATAAAGCCAGCGGCAAGATAAAAAACCTTTCGGGAGGCATGAAGCGTCGGCTTCTGCTTGCCCGTGCCCTCCTTAACAAACCCCGCATCATCATCCTCGACGAGCCGACGGTTGGTTTGGACCCCCAATCCAAATATCTCGTCTGGCAAAAATTGAAGGGGTTGAAAAGCCGAGGCGTCACGTTGCTGCTGACCACCCAGAATATGGATGAGGCGGCGGTGTTGTCCGACCGCGTGGCTATCATGCATCAAGGGAAAATCCTGTCCCTAGACAAGCCAAATGCGTTGGTTGAAAAATATGTCGGCGATCGCGTGGTCGAAATTCTCCCAAATGAACAGCGCCGCGCAGAGCTGCAGGATGAACTGAATAAACGGGGCGTCGAATTTGAAGCGGTGGACAGCATTTTCCAGGTTTTTCATTCACCCACCGACGCGTTGTGCGCCGATCTGGGAAACTTAGGGTTCAACGCGTGGCAACGGCTGGGAACCCTGGAAGACGTATTCATCAAGTTGACTGGCCGGGGGCTGGTGGAATGA
- a CDS encoding ABC transporter permease — MIQLPSRRAIHMWQRNRDVFVRLWWSLAPAFMIEPVLLLLAIGLGFGAYIGVIQGEEYINYIVPGILASHAMTTATFEATYGAYFRMEYRRTYDAILATPLNIEDIVTGEILWGATRSVITATIIMIVALLFGLLNSWWAILIPVVAGLVGFLFSCLAIIFVSVASSVYSFNYYFTLFIAPMTFFSGAFFPLDNLPAAVGRISPFLPLTHSVRLMRALVTGEFGVSTFASFAIVVAAIIVLFLMAAAVMRRRVLE; from the coding sequence ATGATCCAGTTGCCTTCACGCCGGGCAATCCACATGTGGCAGCGCAACCGTGATGTTTTCGTCAGGCTCTGGTGGTCTCTGGCGCCGGCCTTCATGATCGAACCTGTATTGCTCCTCCTGGCTATCGGCCTGGGATTCGGAGCCTACATAGGGGTCATCCAGGGAGAGGAATATATCAATTATATCGTCCCCGGCATTCTGGCCAGTCACGCCATGACCACTGCCACCTTCGAAGCGACTTACGGCGCCTATTTTCGGATGGAGTACCGCCGAACCTACGACGCCATCCTGGCGACGCCCCTCAACATCGAGGACATCGTAACCGGCGAGATACTATGGGGCGCCACCCGCTCGGTCATTACCGCCACCATCATCATGATCGTGGCATTACTTTTCGGATTACTCAATTCATGGTGGGCCATACTGATCCCGGTCGTCGCCGGCCTGGTGGGATTCCTCTTTTCATGCCTGGCCATTATCTTTGTTTCCGTGGCTTCATCGGTGTATAGCTTCAACTATTACTTCACGTTGTTCATCGCGCCGATGACCTTCTTTTCGGGCGCCTTTTTCCCGCTGGACAATCTCCCGGCGGCAGTTGGCCGCATATCTCCCTTTTTGCCCCTGACCCATTCGGTCAGATTGATGAGAGCACTGGTAACAGGTGAGTTCGGCGTTTCGACGTTTGCTTCGTTTGCGATAGTTGTCGCCGCCATAATTGTGCTCTTTCTGATGGCCGCCGCTGTGATGAGACGCCGGGTGTTGGAATAG
- a CDS encoding APC family permease: MPDSESTGSPGQKPPVDRKPDGSKLNPDLISREQRQGSRPGDIFVRVNRPRGFQKVGPGHFLATPEAHIPQGRADRLFLAIKRIFIGRPLAKVEESQERLGVAKALAVFGSDAISSSAYATEAALLILMTAGSAALHISLYTAVAVSVVFAIVVLSYRQIVYAYPQGGGAYNVSKTNLGKMPSLIAAAALVIDYILTVAVSIVAGVQAITSALIVSGHGHWIQILNDKLPGVAEPAVVLCLVFIGLMTLINLRGVRESGTVFSIPTYLFIMGMIAVLAIGIFKAINGTLAPASPPPVLPVLAPVTLWLVLHAFSSGAVAMTGTEAISNGVPSFKPPESRNAARTMTLMAVCLSAFFLGISFLANHMHLVPGTETIISQTALAVFGPNIIYYIFQIATMGILVVAANTAFSGFPRLASVLAADGFMPRQFLFKGDRLAFSTGILALGVAASVLVVLFQGNIGSLINLYAIGVFLAFSLSNSGMVIHWFRAKTRGWRINMVVNGTAAVMTAIILVIAIATKFTEGGWIVIVMAPLIVLLLLATRDHYDRVAAQLRVIEGEPLPSKLEHITILPIDDVNRASLRAMAFVRSISSESLVLHVSTNPERAERLKRKMAKFAPDFKLVIVESPTSSFVQPMITYINAIHSQSPDTLVTIVFPEFIPAHWWEQFLHNRTARRLYRVFEKHPNVAVVLVPYQLVK, translated from the coding sequence ATGCCCGATAGCGAATCCACCGGCAGCCCCGGCCAAAAACCGCCCGTCGATAGAAAACCCGACGGAAGCAAGCTGAACCCCGACCTTATTTCCAGGGAACAACGCCAGGGGTCCCGTCCGGGCGATATTTTCGTCAGGGTTAACCGACCCAGGGGATTTCAGAAGGTCGGTCCGGGACACTTTCTGGCGACGCCTGAAGCGCATATCCCTCAAGGCCGAGCTGACAGGCTGTTCCTTGCCATTAAGCGCATCTTCATCGGCCGGCCTTTGGCCAAGGTTGAGGAGTCTCAAGAACGGCTGGGCGTGGCCAAAGCCCTGGCAGTATTCGGCTCCGATGCCATCTCATCCTCGGCATACGCAACAGAAGCCGCTCTGCTGATATTGATGACGGCGGGCAGTGCGGCGCTTCACATCTCGCTTTACACCGCCGTCGCTGTTTCGGTGGTATTCGCCATCGTTGTTTTATCCTACCGCCAGATCGTGTACGCCTACCCGCAGGGTGGAGGCGCCTACAACGTATCAAAGACCAACCTGGGCAAAATGCCCAGTTTGATAGCCGCGGCGGCGCTGGTTATCGATTACATCCTGACGGTAGCCGTCTCAATAGTGGCCGGAGTCCAGGCAATTACTTCGGCGCTTATTGTTTCGGGTCACGGGCATTGGATCCAGATCCTGAACGATAAGTTGCCCGGGGTCGCTGAACCGGCGGTGGTGCTTTGCCTGGTTTTTATCGGCCTGATGACCCTGATCAACCTGCGGGGCGTCCGGGAATCAGGCACGGTATTTTCAATCCCGACATATCTCTTCATCATGGGCATGATCGCCGTCCTTGCCATCGGCATCTTCAAAGCTATCAACGGCACTCTGGCGCCCGCTTCACCCCCTCCGGTACTGCCGGTTCTGGCTCCCGTGACCCTATGGCTGGTCCTTCACGCTTTTTCCTCAGGCGCCGTGGCCATGACAGGCACTGAAGCCATATCCAACGGTGTGCCGTCGTTCAAACCTCCGGAATCACGCAATGCGGCCAGAACCATGACTTTGATGGCTGTTTGTTTGTCCGCTTTCTTCCTCGGCATCAGCTTTTTGGCTAATCACATGCATCTGGTCCCTGGAACCGAGACGATCATCTCCCAGACTGCTCTAGCCGTTTTCGGTCCCAACATCATCTACTATATTTTCCAGATTGCCACCATGGGCATCCTGGTGGTTGCCGCCAACACGGCTTTTTCGGGCTTCCCGCGCCTGGCTTCGGTGCTGGCTGCCGATGGTTTCATGCCCCGGCAGTTTCTTTTCAAAGGCGACCGGCTGGCCTTCTCAACCGGGATCCTTGCCCTGGGTGTCGCCGCTTCAGTACTCGTAGTGTTGTTCCAGGGCAATATCGGCAGCCTGATCAACCTCTACGCCATCGGGGTTTTTCTGGCGTTCAGTCTATCCAATTCCGGAATGGTCATACACTGGTTCCGCGCTAAAACCCGGGGTTGGCGGATAAACATGGTGGTTAACGGCACTGCCGCGGTAATGACGGCGATAATCCTCGTCATCGCAATAGCGACCAAATTCACCGAAGGCGGTTGGATTGTCATCGTCATGGCTCCGTTGATTGTTTTGCTTCTCCTGGCAACCCGCGACCACTACGATCGTGTCGCCGCCCAGCTTCGAGTTATCGAAGGGGAACCACTGCCTTCAAAGCTTGAACACATCACCATCCTTCCCATTGACGACGTTAATCGCGCTTCCCTCCGGGCGATGGCTTTCGTTCGCAGTATCTCATCAGAATCATTGGTCCTCCATGTCTCTACCAACCCCGAACGAGCCGAACGCCTCAAGCGAAAAATGGCGAAATTCGCCCCGGATTTCAAACTTGTTATCGTCGAATCGCCGACCTCATCGTTCGTCCAACCGATGATAACTTATATCAACGCCATCCACAGCCAGTCTCCGGACACCCTCGTGACAATCGTCTTCCCGGAATTCATACCGGCGCACTGGTGGGAGCAATTCCTGCATAACCGGACTGCGCGCCGCCTGTACCGGGTGTTCGAGAAACATCCCAATGTCGCCGTAGTTCTGGTTCCATATCAACTGGTCAAATAG
- a CDS encoding NAD(P)/FAD-dependent oxidoreductase — translation MSSYDVIIIGGGPAGLFSALELSRNKNLKILLLEKGRDIDDRTNIVSGLGGAGAFSDGKLTLSPKAGGHLAEYVGEIAAEKLIQHVDKVWLDFGAPDNLFGTGPEVAEIERRASLAGLHLVPLPVRHLGTERCHAVLRAIRDHLKNLVEIRVNTPVVRIVETGGKLTGVEISGGEIIEANNVIAAPGREGADWLMKQSRALGLSLATNPVDVGVRVELPNAILDNLTSVLYEAKLEYLSRSFDDRIRTFCMCPQGTVVRETTGGDDPVVTVNGQSYASHDSPNTNFALLVSTQFTEPFKEPIAYGKYIARLANILGGGVLVQRLGDLKKGRRSTPERIDRGLVRPTLESATPGDLSFVLPYRHLTGLLEMLEAMDKLSPGVASDHTLLYGVEVKFYSSRPKLSAGFETEMPGLFAIGDGAGVSRGLVQASACGVVAARAVLAKLE, via the coding sequence ATGAGCAGCTACGATGTCATTATTATTGGCGGAGGTCCAGCCGGACTATTCAGCGCCCTGGAACTGTCCAGGAACAAAAACCTGAAAATCCTGCTCCTGGAAAAAGGCCGTGACATCGACGACCGCACCAATATCGTCAGCGGCCTGGGCGGAGCCGGTGCTTTTTCCGACGGAAAACTCACCCTATCGCCCAAGGCAGGCGGCCACTTGGCTGAGTACGTCGGTGAAATCGCAGCCGAAAAACTGATTCAGCACGTCGATAAGGTCTGGCTGGATTTCGGCGCCCCGGACAACCTCTTTGGAACGGGCCCGGAAGTTGCCGAGATTGAACGGAGGGCTTCTCTGGCCGGGTTGCACCTGGTGCCCCTGCCTGTCCGGCATTTGGGCACCGAACGATGCCACGCGGTCCTGAGAGCTATCCGGGATCACCTCAAGAACCTCGTTGAGATCCGGGTGAATACCCCGGTAGTCCGGATTGTCGAAACTGGGGGCAAACTTACTGGCGTGGAAATTTCCGGCGGTGAAATTATTGAGGCTAACAACGTCATCGCCGCCCCGGGGCGCGAAGGAGCCGACTGGCTGATGAAACAGTCCCGGGCTCTCGGACTGTCACTGGCCACCAATCCGGTCGATGTCGGCGTTCGCGTCGAACTACCCAACGCCATCCTGGACAACCTCACCAGCGTCCTTTACGAAGCCAAATTGGAATATCTCTCCAGGAGTTTCGACGACCGCATCCGCACCTTCTGCATGTGCCCCCAGGGTACCGTCGTACGCGAAACCACGGGCGGCGATGACCCGGTGGTCACCGTCAACGGCCAGAGTTACGCCTCTCATGACAGCCCCAACACCAATTTCGCCCTACTTGTCAGCACCCAATTCACCGAGCCCTTTAAGGAGCCGATCGCTTACGGCAAATATATCGCCAGGTTGGCTAACATTCTTGGGGGCGGTGTCCTTGTACAACGGCTGGGGGATTTGAAGAAAGGCCGTCGCTCAACCCCGGAACGCATAGACCGCGGTCTTGTGCGACCGACGTTGGAATCGGCCACCCCCGGCGACCTGTCCTTTGTCCTGCCCTACCGTCATCTCACCGGGTTGCTCGAAATGCTGGAGGCGATGGACAAACTGTCACCGGGAGTCGCCTCCGACCATACGCTTCTTTACGGCGTAGAGGTTAAATTCTATTCCTCGCGGCCGAAGCTTTCCGCCGGATTCGAGACGGAGATGCCGGGGCTTTTCGCCATCGGCGACGGGGCGGGGGTCAGCCGCGGGCTGGTGCAGGCAAGCGCCTGTGGGGTGGTGGCTGCGAGAGCCGTTCTTGCAAAGCTGGAATAA
- a CDS encoding MerR family transcriptional regulator, giving the protein MAVARSYATGELAKVSGVSPRTLQFYDKIGLLKPESYSESGYRRYDDAAALRLQQILFFRELGFELSDIRAIMEKPDFDLLTALESHRELLRGKVARLGELLGTVDRTIQKLKGNKKMEIKDYYKGFSEKEVEAIRREAREKYGEKTIADSEAKVMAMGKQKWDALQAEFGEIYMNIVANMGKGPGSKEVQEQIGRWRQLMENFSHYTDEMILGLGRMYSEDERFAAFYLKFHPDMPKFMTAAIEHYTEQRKK; this is encoded by the coding sequence GTGGCCGTCGCCCGCAGTTACGCTACCGGGGAACTGGCAAAAGTCTCCGGCGTCAGCCCGCGAACCCTGCAGTTCTACGACAAGATCGGACTGTTGAAACCGGAGTCATATTCGGAGTCCGGTTATCGCCGTTATGACGATGCGGCTGCTTTACGCCTGCAACAGATCCTGTTCTTTCGTGAACTCGGCTTTGAATTGTCTGATATCAGAGCCATCATGGAAAAACCGGACTTTGACTTGCTGACCGCCCTTGAGTCGCATCGGGAGCTGCTTAGAGGAAAGGTGGCCAGGTTGGGCGAACTGCTGGGTACGGTGGACAGGACAATCCAGAAGTTGAAAGGAAATAAAAAAATGGAAATCAAGGACTATTATAAAGGTTTCTCCGAAAAAGAAGTGGAGGCTATACGCCGGGAAGCCCGTGAAAAATACGGCGAAAAAACCATCGCTGACTCAGAAGCCAAAGTGATGGCCATGGGCAAGCAGAAGTGGGACGCCCTCCAGGCGGAGTTCGGCGAAATCTACATGAATATCGTCGCCAACATGGGCAAGGGACCCGGGAGCAAAGAGGTCCAGGAGCAGATCGGCCGTTGGCGGCAGCTCATGGAGAACTTCAGTCATTATACCGACGAGATGATTCTGGGCCTGGGGCGGATGTACTCGGAAGATGAACGCTTCGCCGCCTTCTACCTGAAATTCCACCCCGATATGCCCAAATTCATGACCGCGGCTATCGAGCATTACACAGAGCAGCGGAAGAAGTAG